Proteins found in one Misgurnus anguillicaudatus chromosome 3, ASM2758022v2, whole genome shotgun sequence genomic segment:
- the LOC129445224 gene encoding uncharacterized protein isoform X1, with protein MYLPKRSLMCFVLGCTNEHQRLYRLPQSKSLKTLWLDFIFDGNVPKRVPRTLYVCANHFTPDCFQNDAGFSTSLILKNESIPTLRSQTLKSEQDVSGVSVCGITDQTSTDLLVSVCNEEEEQKTSLNLLDCGIKLKQEMTEEEEQTDEGDRIHSDLNVKLESFQSNNIEEKSDHFIPGEESRSCLKTDNLSDDSCTCSLCGNVFNSQSDLNAHMQIHTGENSNRCDECGKSFTQKSSLTVHKRIHTGEKPYSCDQCGQTFTRKSGLDTHMQIHTGFKPYRCYQCERTFTCKSSLTVHRRIHTGERPYRCDQCGQTFTCKSSLNVHNRIHTGGKFYRCNQCGQTFTRKSRFDVHMRIHTGERPYSCGQCGQTFTRKAGLKAHMHIHTGIKPHSCDQCGQTFTCKSHLIKHMKIHAGEKPYSCGQCGKSFTCKSNLNVHRRIHTGEKPYRCDQCGQTFTHKAGLNAHMHIHTGIKPHSCDQCKQTFTCKSHLTMHRRIHTGERPYRCNQCGKSFTFKSSFTVHKRIHTGEKPYRCDQCKKRFTQLSSLAGHRRIHTGEKPYRCDQCGQTFTFKPSLNLHMRIHTEEKP; from the exons ATGTATTTGCCAAAGAGGAGtttaatgtgttttgttttgggATGTACCAATGAACACCAGAGACTGTATAGACTCCCACAATCTAAATCACTGAAGACATTGTGGTTAGATTTCATTTTTGATGGAAATGTCCCGAAGAGAGTACCTAGAACGTTATATGTTTGTGCCAATCATTTTACACCCGACTGCTTCCAAAACGACGCTGGATTTTCAACCAGCTTGATTCTGAAAAATGAGTCAATACCAACGCTTCGTTCTCAAACCTTAAAATCAGAACAA GATGTATCTGGTGTCTCTGTCTGTGGCATCACTGATCAAACATCTACAGATCTTCTGGTTTCTGTCTGTAATGAAGAAGAAGAACAGAAGACATCTCTAAATCTGCTGGACTGTGGGATAAAGCTGAAACAAGAAATGACAGAAGAAGAAGAACAGACAGATGAAGGGGATCGGATACATTCAG ATCTGAATGTGAAGTTGGAAAGTTTTCAATCAAATAACATAGAGGAGAAATCTGATCATTTTATACCTGGAGAAGAATCTCGTAGCTGTTTGAAGACCGATAATTTGTCAGACGATTCTTGTACGTGCTCACTGTGTGGAAATGTCTTCAATAGTCAGTCCGACCTTAATGCACACATgcaaattcacactggagaaaactCTAACAGATGTGATGAATGTGGAAAAAGCTTTACTCAAAAGTCAAGCCTTACTGTGCACAAGAGAATacacactggagaaaagcctTACAGTTGTGACCAGTGTGGACAGACCTTTACTCGTAAATCTGGTCTTGATACACACATGCAAATTCACACGGGATTTAAGCCTTACAGATGTTACCAGTGTGAACGGACCTTCACTTGTAAGTCCAGCCTTACTGTGCACaggagaattcacactggagaaaggCCTTATAGATGTGACCAGTGTGGACAGACCTTTACTTGTAAGTCCAGCCTTAATGTGCACAACAGAATTCACACAGGAGGAAAGTTTTACAGATGTAACCAGTGTGGACAAACCTTTACTCGTAAGTCCAGATTTGATGtgcacatgagaattcacactggagaaagacCTTACAGTTGTGGCCAGTGTGGACAAACCTTTACTCGTAAAGCTGGTCTTAAAGCACACATGCACATTCACACAGGAATAAAGCCTCACAGTTGTGACCAGTGTGGACAGACCTTCACTTGTAAGTCCCACCTTATTAAGCACATGAAAATTCACGCTGGAGAAAAGCCTTACAGTTGTGGCCAATGTGGTAAAAGCTTCACTTGTAAGTCCAACCTTAATGTGCACagaagaattcacactggagaaaagcctTACAGATGTGACCAGTGTGGACAAACGTTCACTCATAAAGCTGGTCTTAATGCACACATGCACATTCACACCGGAATAAAGCCTCACAGTTGTGACCAGTGTAAACAGACCTTCACTTGTAAGTCCCACCTCACTATGCACaggagaattcacactggagaaaggCCTTACAGATGTAACCAGTGTGGAAAAAGCTTCACTTTTAAGTCCAGCTTTACTGTGCACAAAAGAATTcatactggagaaaaaccttacagaTGTGACCAGTGTAAAAAGCGCTTTACGCAATTGTCCAGCCTTGCTGGGCACaggagaattcacactggagaaaagcctTACAGATGTGACCAATGTGGACAGACTTTCACTTTTAAGCCCAGCCTTAATTTGCatatgagaattcacactgaaGAAAAGCCTtaa
- the LOC129445224 gene encoding uncharacterized protein isoform X2: MTEEEEQTDEGDRIHSDLNVKLESFQSNNIEEKSDHFIPGEESRSCLKTDNLSDDSCTCSLCGNVFNSQSDLNAHMQIHTGENSNRCDECGKSFTQKSSLTVHKRIHTGEKPYSCDQCGQTFTRKSGLDTHMQIHTGFKPYRCYQCERTFTCKSSLTVHRRIHTGERPYRCDQCGQTFTCKSSLNVHNRIHTGGKFYRCNQCGQTFTRKSRFDVHMRIHTGERPYSCGQCGQTFTRKAGLKAHMHIHTGIKPHSCDQCGQTFTCKSHLIKHMKIHAGEKPYSCGQCGKSFTCKSNLNVHRRIHTGEKPYRCDQCGQTFTHKAGLNAHMHIHTGIKPHSCDQCKQTFTCKSHLTMHRRIHTGERPYRCNQCGKSFTFKSSFTVHKRIHTGEKPYRCDQCKKRFTQLSSLAGHRRIHTGEKPYRCDQCGQTFTFKPSLNLHMRIHTEEKP; encoded by the exons ATGACAGAAGAAGAAGAACAGACAGATGAAGGGGATCGGATACATTCAG ATCTGAATGTGAAGTTGGAAAGTTTTCAATCAAATAACATAGAGGAGAAATCTGATCATTTTATACCTGGAGAAGAATCTCGTAGCTGTTTGAAGACCGATAATTTGTCAGACGATTCTTGTACGTGCTCACTGTGTGGAAATGTCTTCAATAGTCAGTCCGACCTTAATGCACACATgcaaattcacactggagaaaactCTAACAGATGTGATGAATGTGGAAAAAGCTTTACTCAAAAGTCAAGCCTTACTGTGCACAAGAGAATacacactggagaaaagcctTACAGTTGTGACCAGTGTGGACAGACCTTTACTCGTAAATCTGGTCTTGATACACACATGCAAATTCACACGGGATTTAAGCCTTACAGATGTTACCAGTGTGAACGGACCTTCACTTGTAAGTCCAGCCTTACTGTGCACaggagaattcacactggagaaaggCCTTATAGATGTGACCAGTGTGGACAGACCTTTACTTGTAAGTCCAGCCTTAATGTGCACAACAGAATTCACACAGGAGGAAAGTTTTACAGATGTAACCAGTGTGGACAAACCTTTACTCGTAAGTCCAGATTTGATGtgcacatgagaattcacactggagaaagacCTTACAGTTGTGGCCAGTGTGGACAAACCTTTACTCGTAAAGCTGGTCTTAAAGCACACATGCACATTCACACAGGAATAAAGCCTCACAGTTGTGACCAGTGTGGACAGACCTTCACTTGTAAGTCCCACCTTATTAAGCACATGAAAATTCACGCTGGAGAAAAGCCTTACAGTTGTGGCCAATGTGGTAAAAGCTTCACTTGTAAGTCCAACCTTAATGTGCACagaagaattcacactggagaaaagcctTACAGATGTGACCAGTGTGGACAAACGTTCACTCATAAAGCTGGTCTTAATGCACACATGCACATTCACACCGGAATAAAGCCTCACAGTTGTGACCAGTGTAAACAGACCTTCACTTGTAAGTCCCACCTCACTATGCACaggagaattcacactggagaaaggCCTTACAGATGTAACCAGTGTGGAAAAAGCTTCACTTTTAAGTCCAGCTTTACTGTGCACAAAAGAATTcatactggagaaaaaccttacagaTGTGACCAGTGTAAAAAGCGCTTTACGCAATTGTCCAGCCTTGCTGGGCACaggagaattcacactggagaaaagcctTACAGATGTGACCAATGTGGACAGACTTTCACTTTTAAGCCCAGCCTTAATTTGCatatgagaattcacactgaaGAAAAGCCTtaa